Proteins encoded in a region of the Tubulanus polymorphus chromosome 10, tnTubPoly1.2, whole genome shotgun sequence genome:
- the LOC141911601 gene encoding uncharacterized protein LOC141911601 — translation MSATYLEFKPYQCAICQGDFLSKSDLKQHVDTAHEGAQLHVCEYCWQTFKEKIDLNTHLSIMHQGHGEKPFPCEVCGKRYNLNSNLQRHMSLGHPNLSGFKCDHCYKTFRLKPYLKQHVARVHSNSKLHQCAICQRTFKLRLSLTRHMIAVHQGANLFQSEDCENNPQQQTPVECPILHPLKCDHCNKAFSQKRYLKQHVARVHSNSKLHQCAICQKTFKLRRSLTRHMISVHQGTNLFQSDDCENNLQQEAPVEQPGQDWENNPQQPTPVEQPGQDWENNPRQQTPIEQPGPHPLKCDHCDKTFSQKRYLKQHVARVHSNSKLHQCAICQKTFKQRFSLTRHMISLHQGANLFQSEDYENNPRQQTLVEQPGQNWDNNPRQQTPVEQPGQDCENNPRQQMPVEQPGQDCENNPLQQTPVEQPGPHPLKCDHCNKTFRLKRNLKLHTSRVHLKLKPHQCAICQKYFAIKPELKLHVDIIHKGARPYECKICRQKFRYRHVRNRHTITVHQVANTLAREENGSSIDSNCELKQHTSRVHLKLKPHQCAICEKRFPVKSVLQRHVKAVHEDARPYKCEICQQTFKQESYLNRHTIGVHCGAEPFLSKDLEKDLQQQTSVEQPGPHPFKCEHCDKAFSRKQNLIRHTARVHLKVKPHQCAICGKCFAMETDLKRHVRVVHEGARPYKCKICRHTFKQKVSLNRHLISVHQGAIMFQSEDSEKDLQQQTTVQQPDLHRFECDRCDKTFRSRVNLRLHTSRVHLKLKPHQCAICQKCFAMKTELKRHAKALHEGAQPYECKICPQRFKQKVILKRHMISVHQGANTFQNEDSEKDRVKCDQCDKTFLLKKYLKQHKSRVHLKLRPHQCAICLKCFLVKSEFKRHVAIVHEDVRPYECKICQQMYKQRVNLRNHMISVHPGANTLLSADRQKIQLHTSDEQPRRCGFKCDHCLKAFSTKEALNLHTSAAHPKLKRRQCTICQKDFTLKSVLNKHVAIVHGGTHPHKCKYCPQAFGQEVDLKEHFSMVHQRYQCEICKSCFSQKRNLKLHVMVTHEGVRAFECERCDKTFGTKTSLKRHMSGVHLKSKMRRRVICPQRFTAIKSALNKGVSPHKREVSQQTIARKFVNSDGHMVSHQSTGGATSHHSSANKCEMCQKSLSIKDILYRHARASLCELCSRKNSLNRHTAEAKKNLPQCGTCQKSFANRFNLKTHIRFVHEGVRPFKCEFCQQKFTRKSILISHMAAFHPGEKLYQCEVCNKSFGQKGTLRQHVRTVHDGVRQFSCDYCDERFSTRGHLNAHIDVHLKLKSHQCALCQRSYSVESSLKRHLEIVHRPKVFQRYKCEICQQRFVLNSSLNTHMRAVHATGDSYNSQMSYKLLLICEKFINDKVSGFTQSHVSSDQLSTRGRSCTINAMHPFKCEHCDKSFSTKGTLKIHASAVHLKLKPHQCAICQKDFALKCELKRHTKIVHEGARPHKCEVCAKTFALNSGLTRHVSTVHQGAKPYQCEICKLSFGLNGNLRRHILGMHAGLKKFKCNRCDQTFTNKAELKLHKSDVHIKSQTHRCAICRKQFTLKASLRNHLKIVHRPHSARRYKCGICQRTFRYNSSLKTHMCAVHTAGGRYNCEMCDKSYGLKKSLELHVFNKHPKGGAARRYPCKFCSKTFSQPCSVNRHVKNDHRSSNYSETKEETEEVKSEEETTMKTGSNTDEAMTESETDEETEEVMTGTDSELESASETEGSESEGDFGDEENVEPTKMTFDQLHPWQQYTEFSNKIWIFTNHRK, via the exons TATCAGTGTGCCATCTGTCAGGGTGACTTCCTATCGAAATCAGATTTGAAACAACACGTAGACACCGCACATGAAGGCGCTCAACTTCATGTATGTGAATACTGTTGGCAGACGTTTAAAGAAAAGATTGATCTGAATACGCACTTGTCGATCATGCACCAGGGCCACGGAGAGAAGCCGTTCCCGTGCGAGGTCTGTGGAAAGAGATACAATCTGAATTCTAACCTACAGCGACACATGTCACTTGGACACCCGAATCTATCAGGATTTAAGTGTGATCATTGCTATAAAACATTTCGTTTGAAACCATACTTAAAACAGCACGTGGCTCGTGTTCATTCTAATTCCAAGCTGCACCAATGCGCCATCTGTCAGAGAACATTCAAACTAAGGCTTAGTCTAACTCGCCACATGATTGCcgtccaccagggggcgaATTTGTTTCAGAGTGAGGACTGTGAAAATAATCCACAGCAGCAGACGCCTGTTGAATGCCCCATTCTACATCCGTTGAAATGTGATCACTGCAATAAAGCTTTTAGccagaaaagatatttaaaacAGCACGTGGCTCGTGTTCATTCGAATTCCAAGCTGCACCAATGCGCCATCTGTCAGAAAACATTCAAACTAAGGCGTAGTCTAACTCGGCACATGATTTCTGTCCACCAGGGGACGAATTTGTTTCAGAGTGACGACTGCGAAAATAATCTACAGCAGGAGGCGCCAGTTGAACAGCCCGGTCAGGACTGGGAAAATAATCCACAGCAGCCGACGCCCGTTGAACAGCCCGGTCAGGACTGGGAAAATAATCCACGACAGCAGACGCCCATTGAACAGCCCGGTCCACATCCATTGAAATGTGATCATTGCGATAAAACTTTTAGccagaaaagatatttaaaacAGCACGTGGCTCGTGTTCATTCAAATTCCAAGCTACACCAATGCGCCATCTGTCAGAAGACATTCAAACAAAGGTTTAGTCTAACTCGGCACATGATTTCCCTCCACCAGGGGGCGAATTTGTTTCAGAGTGAGGACTACGAAAATAATCCACGGCAGCAGACGCTAGTTGAACAGCCCGGTCAGAACTGGGACAATAATCCACGGCAGCAGACGCCAGTTGAACAGCCCGGTCAGGACTGTGAAAATAATCCACGGCAGCAGATGCCTGTTGAACAGCCCGGTCAGGACTGTGAAAATAATCCACTGCAGCAGACGCCAGTTGAACAGCCCGGTCCACATCCATTAAAATGTGATCACTGCAATAAAACATTTCGTctgaaaagaaatctaaaactgCACACATCTCGCgttcatttgaaattaaagCCGCACCAGTGCGCCATCTGTCAGAAGTATTTCGCGATAAAACCTGAATTAAAATTACACGTGGATATCATACACAAAGGCGCTCGACCGTATGAGTGCAAAATCTGTCGGCAGAAGTTCAGATATAGGCATGTTCGAAATCGGCACACTATTACTGTCCACCAGGTGGCGAATACATTGGCAAGGGAGGAGAATGGAAGTTCCATCGATTCAAACTGTGAATTGAAACAGCACACATCTCGCgttcatttgaaattaaaaccgCACCAATGCGCCATctgtgaaaaacgtttccCAGTCAAATCTGTATTACAAAGACACGTGAAGGCCGTACATGAAGACGCTCGGCCGTATAAATGTGAAATCTGTCAGCAGACATTCAAACAAGAGAGTTATCTAAATCGACACACTATTGGTGTCCACTGTGGGGCGGAACCGTTTCTGAGCAAGGACCTTGAAAAGGATCTACAGCAGCAGACGTCAGTTGAACAGCCTGGTCCACATCCGTTTAAATGTGAACACTGCGATAAAGCTTTCAGTCGGAAGCAAAATTTAATACGACATACAGCTCGGGTACATTTGAAAGTAAAGCCGCATCAATGCGCCATCTGTGGGAAATGTTTCGCGATGGAGACTGATTTGAAACGACACGTGAGGGTCGTACACGAAGGCGCGCGACCGTACAAGTGCAAAATCTGTCGACATACGTTCAAGCAAAAAGTAAGTCTAAATCGGCACTTGATTTCtgtccaccagggggcgatTATGTTTCAGAGCGAGGACTCTGAAAAGGATCTACAGCAGCAGACGACTGTTCAACAGCCCGATCTACATCGGTTTGAATGTGATCGCTGCGATAAAACGTTCAGATCGAGAGTGAATTTAAGACTGCACACGTCTCGCgttcatttgaaattaaagCCGCACCAATGCGCCATCTGTCAGAAATGTTTTGCGATGAAGACTGAATTGAAAAGACATGCGAAAGCCCTTCACGAAGGCGCTCAACCGTATGAATGCAAAATCTGTCCGCAGAGGTTCAAGCAAAAAGTAATTCTAAAACGCCACATGATTTCTGTGCACCAGGGGGCGAATACGTTCCAGAACGAGGACTCTGAAAAGGATCGCGTTAAATGTGATCAATGCGATAAAACGTTTcttctgaaaaaatatttaaaacaaCACAAGTCTCGtgttcatttgaaattaagGCCGCACCAGTGCGCCAtctgtctgaaatgtttcctagtAAAATCTGAATTTAAAAGACACGTGGCGATTGTTCACGAAGACGTTCGACCGTACGAGTGCAAAATCTGTCAACAGATGTACAAGCAAAGAGTAAATCTAAGAAATCACATGATTTCTGTCCACCCGGGGGCAAATACGCTCCTGAGCGCGGACCGTCAAAAGATACAGCTGCACACGTCAGACGAACAGCCCAGACGATGTGGGTTTAAATGTGACCACTGCCTTAAAGCTTTCAGTACGAAAGAAGCGCTAAACTTGCACACATCTGCAGCACATCCGAAATTGAAACGGCGCCAGTGCACCATCTGTCAAAAAGATTTCACATTGAAATCTGTTTTGAACAAACATGTGGCAATCGTACACGGAGGCACCCACCCGCATAAGTGTAAATACTGTCCACAGGCATTTGGACAAGAGGTTGATTTGAAGGAGCACTTTTCAATGGTTCACCAGCGGTACCAGTGCGAGATTTGTAAAAGCTGTTTCAGTCAGAAAAGAAACCTGAAGTTGCACGTAATGGTCACCCACGAAGGTGTACGTGCGTTTGAATGCGAGCGCTGCGATAAAACATTCGGTACGAAAACCAGTTTAAAACGGCACATGTCTGGAGTTCATTTAAAATCAAAGATGCGCCGTCGCGTCATCTGCCCGCAACGTTTCACCGCTATTaaatcggcgttgaataaagGCGTCTCACCGCATAAACGCGAAGTCTCTCAACAGACCATCGCAAGAAAGTTCGTAAATTCAGATGGGCACATGGTTTCACACCAAAGCACCGGTGGCGCTACTAGTCATCATTCTAGTGCGAATAAATGTGAAATGTGCCAGAAATCGCTTTCGATAAAAGATATTCTGTATCGACATGCTCGTGCATCTCTGTGTGAATTATGTTCGCGCAAGAATTCCCTGAATCGCCATACGGCTGAGGCAAAGAAAAACCTGCCCCAGTGCGGCACCTGTCAGAAAAGCTTTGcaaatagatttaatttgAAAACGCACATCAGGTTCGTACATGAAGGCGTTCGACCGTTTAAATGTGAATTTTGTCAGCAGAAGTTTACGCGAAAGAGTATTTTGATTTCACACATGGCTGCGTTCCATCCGGGGGAAAAACTCTACCAGTGCGAGGTCTGTAATAAGAGTTTCGGTCAGAAGGGAACCTTGAGGCAACACGTAAGGACCGTACACGACGGCGTACGTCAGTTTAGCTGCGATTATTGCGATGAAAGATTCAGTACAAGAGGACATTTGAACGCGCACATCGACGtacatttgaaattaaaatcgcACCAGTGCGCCCTCTGTCAAAGAAGTTATTCAGTCGAATCATCGTTGAAAAGACATTTAGAAATCGTACATAGGCCTAAAGTCTTTCAACGGTATAAATGTGAAATCTGTCAGCAGAGATTTGTACTAAATAGTAGTCTAAATACGCACATGCGAGCAGTTCATGCGACTGGTGACTCGTATAACAGTCAGATGTCTTACAAATTATTACTAATATGCGAGAAATTTATCAATGATAAAGTGTCTGGCTTTACACAGTCGCATGTTTCA TCCGATCAACtgtccaccagggggcgaAGCTGCACCATCAATGCTATGCATCCGTTTAAATGCGAACACTGCGATAAATCATTCAGTACGAAGGGAACATTAAAAATACACGCGTCCGCCGTACATCTGAAATTAAAGCCGCACCAGTGCGCCATCTGTCAGAAGGATTTCGCTCTGAAAtgtgaattaaaaagacatACGAAAATCGTACACGAAGGCGCCCGCCCGCATAAATGTGAAGTCTGTGCGAAGACGTTCGCGTTGAATAGTGGTTTAACGCGTCACGTATCGACcgtccaccagggggcgaAGCCGTACCAGTGTGAGATTTGTAAATTGAGTTTTGGTTTGAATGGTAATCTACGACGACACATACTCGGCATGCACGCTGGGCTAAAAAAGTTTAAATGCAATCGGTGCGATCAAACTTTCACGAACAAAGCAGAGTTAAAACTGCACAAGTCGGACGTTCATATAAAATCGCAGACGCACCGATGCGCCATCTGTCGGAAACAATTCACGTTGAAAGCTTCTTTgagaaatcatttaaaaatcgTGCATAGGCCTCACAGCGCTCGGCGGTATAAATGTGGAATCTGTCAGCGGACGTTCAGATATAATAGTAGTCTGAAAACACACATGTGTGCTGTTCATACCGCTGGTGGTAGGTATAACTGTGAAATGTGTGACAAATCATACGGATTAAAAAAGAGTCTCGAACTACACGTGTTTAACAAACACCCTAAAGGGGGCGCTGCTCGGAGATATCCGTGTAAATTTTGTTCGAAAACTTTCTCGCAACCGTGTTCGGTGAATCGGCACGTGAAAAACGATCATCGGTCTAGTAATTATTCCGAGACAAAGGAGGAAACTGAGGAGGTGAAGTCGGAGGAGGAGACGACGATGAAGACGGGTTCGAATACTGATGAGGCGATGACAGAATCTGAGACTGACGAGGAAACAGAGGAGGTGATGACCGGAACGGATTCCGAGTTGGAATCAGCTTCAGAAACTGAGGGCTCAGAATCGGAAGGCGACTTTGGGGACGAGGAAAATGTGGAGCCGACAAAAATGACATTCGACCAATTGCACCCTTGGCAGCAGTATACtgaattttctaataaaatatgGATTTTTACGAACCACAGAAAATAA